Within the Salinimonas marina genome, the region AAACAGCTGTTTCCGGATGCGCTTGAAGGACGCGGGCAGGCCCTGTTTGCCGGCGGCTGCGCCGCTGCCGGTCAGGCGGTGGGTATCGCCGGGGCGGGGTATCTTTGGAACTGGGGCGCGGGTCTGACATTTGCTATTAGCGCGGCGTGTGCGCTTGTGGCCTTAGCGCTGACCCTGCTGCTAACGCCGCTTTCACCTCAGCCTGCAAAACATTCTGTGCCAGGATAGCGTGGTGGGCAATAAGCCATCACGCCAGAAGCTGGCTAAATGCCCTGTTGCCATCACCCCCTGAAAAGCTTTTGTTAGCGGCGATAAGCACGAACACTCTTTCTTACGATGGTGTGGTGGGCCAGCATATAGGTTGTTTTTTGCGGTGGCCGGCCCTCGATTATATCAATAAGCAGTTGTGCTGATGTGCGTCCGATTTCAGTTAAAGGCTGAGCGATGGTAGTCAGTGGCGGTGCCAGATATTCTCCCATGGCAATGCCATCCACACTCATCACTGAGACATCTTCGGGGATGTTATACCCCAGCTCTCTAAGCGCGTGCATAACCCCGAATGAGGCAAGATCGCCAAAGCTAAAGATCGCAGTGGGTCTTTCACGCCATTGCATAAGCGACCTGGCGCCCTGGTCACCTCCTGCCATCGAATAGTCACTATGAAACACCCAATGACTGGGAAAGGGGAGGTTGTTTTCTTGCAAGACATCGACAAAGCCGCGCAATCGTTCCACACTGCTGTGTTGATTTTCAGGGCCTGCCAGCACTGCAATGGCCGTATGGCCCTGGTGCAAAAGAAATTCAGTGGCGTCGCGCCCAATTTGATAATTGTCTACGCCGACTTTAATTACATCAGGGGTATCACAGAATTCCGAGGCGTTGACCATGGGCGGCAGAGCTGGCGCGCTGGTGCCGAGGGGCACCGGAAAAGGCAGTCTTGCAGAATTCGTGATAATACCGTCTATTTGCCGGGTAAATATCATCGAGGCAAATTTTTTCTCAAGCTCAGGATCATCCTGAGTATCATTCAAAATGACCGAGTAGCCCTGACTCATCGCCACCTGTTCAATACTTTGTACCACCGGGGCAAAATAAGGATTGGTAATATCCGGCAGTAACACCGCGATATTTTTTGAGCGGCCCTGCCGCAGACCGGCGGCCAGATGGTTTGGGCTATAGCCTAGTTCAGACACCACGGCGATGACCCTGGCCCGGGTTTTTTCAGACACCCGGTCAGGATTATTGATAACCCGGGACACCGTGGCTTTGCTTACCCCTGCGCGCTCGGCAATATCCTGCATGGCAAGGGTACTGTGTTGAATTTTTGTCACTTCATTACTTCCGATTATACGAATGAGTA harbors:
- a CDS encoding LacI family DNA-binding transcriptional regulator; this translates as MTKIQHSTLAMQDIAERAGVSKATVSRVINNPDRVSEKTRARVIAVVSELGYSPNHLAAGLRQGRSKNIAVLLPDITNPYFAPVVQSIEQVAMSQGYSVILNDTQDDPELEKKFASMIFTRQIDGIITNSARLPFPVPLGTSAPALPPMVNASEFCDTPDVIKVGVDNYQIGRDATEFLLHQGHTAIAVLAGPENQHSSVERLRGFVDVLQENNLPFPSHWVFHSDYSMAGGDQGARSLMQWRERPTAIFSFGDLASFGVMHALRELGYNIPEDVSVMSVDGIAMGEYLAPPLTTIAQPLTEIGRTSAQLLIDIIEGRPPQKTTYMLAHHTIVRKSVRAYRR